One genomic window of Pseudomonas chlororaphis subsp. piscium includes the following:
- the tsaA gene encoding tRNA (N6-threonylcarbamoyladenosine(37)-N6)-methyltransferase TrmO, which yields MTYSVSPIGFVRSCFKEKFAIPRQPQLAPAARGVLELVAPFDQGDAVQGLEQVSHVWLLFLFHQALEDKPRLKVRPPRLGGNKSMGVFATRATHRPNGIGQSVVKLDKVEANRLWISGIDLLDGTPVLDIKPYVPYADIIDSASNSIASAAPELIPVQWSNNALQQAHTHAQRLQEPLVELIEQCLAQDPRPAYQTPTPEREYGAQFWDLDVRWHYPQPGLIQVLEVVPAR from the coding sequence ATGACCTACAGCGTTTCCCCCATCGGCTTCGTACGCTCCTGCTTCAAGGAAAAGTTCGCCATCCCGCGCCAGCCGCAACTGGCCCCGGCGGCCCGTGGCGTGCTGGAGCTGGTGGCGCCCTTCGATCAGGGCGACGCGGTGCAGGGCCTGGAACAGGTCAGCCACGTCTGGCTGTTGTTTCTGTTTCACCAGGCGCTGGAAGACAAACCGCGGCTCAAGGTCCGCCCGCCGCGCCTGGGCGGCAACAAGTCCATGGGCGTATTCGCCACCCGCGCTACCCATCGACCTAACGGCATAGGTCAGTCGGTGGTCAAGCTGGACAAGGTCGAGGCCAACCGCCTGTGGATCTCCGGCATCGACCTGCTGGACGGCACGCCGGTTCTCGATATCAAGCCCTACGTGCCCTATGCCGACATCATCGACAGCGCGAGCAACAGCATCGCCAGCGCGGCGCCGGAGCTGATCCCGGTGCAGTGGAGCAACAACGCCCTGCAACAGGCCCATACGCACGCTCAACGCCTGCAGGAGCCACTGGTAGAGCTGATCGAACAATGCCTGGCCCAGGACCCGCGCCCGGCCTACCAGACGCCCACCCCGGAACGGGAATATGGCGCGCAGTTCTGGGACCTGGACGTGCGCTGGCATTACCCGCAGCCGGGCCTGATCCAGGTCCTGGAAGTGGTTCCCGCGCGCTGA
- the fpr gene encoding ferredoxin-NADP reductase, protein MSNMNHERVLSVHHWNDTLFSFKCTRDPGLRFENGQFVMIGLQQPNGRPLMRAYSIASPNWEEHLEFFSIKVPDGPLTSQLQHLKEGDEIIISKKPTGTLVLDDLKPGKHLYLLSTGTGLAPFMSVIQDPETYERFEKVILCHGVRYVNEVAYREFITEHLPQNEFFGEALREKLIYYPTVTREPFENEGRLTDLMRSGKLFSDIGLPPINPQDDRAMLCGSPSMLDETSEVLNSFGLTVSPRMREPGDYLIERAFVEK, encoded by the coding sequence GGAACGACACTCTGTTCAGCTTCAAGTGCACCCGCGATCCGGGCCTGCGCTTCGAGAACGGTCAGTTCGTGATGATCGGCCTGCAACAGCCCAACGGCCGCCCGCTTATGCGCGCTTACTCGATTGCCAGCCCGAACTGGGAAGAGCATCTCGAGTTCTTCAGCATCAAGGTTCCCGATGGTCCGCTGACTTCCCAGCTGCAGCATTTGAAGGAAGGCGACGAGATCATCATCAGCAAGAAGCCCACCGGTACCCTGGTACTGGACGACTTGAAGCCTGGTAAGCACCTGTACCTGCTCAGCACCGGCACTGGCCTGGCGCCGTTCATGAGCGTCATCCAGGATCCGGAAACCTACGAGCGTTTCGAAAAAGTGATCCTGTGCCACGGCGTGCGTTACGTCAACGAAGTCGCCTACCGCGAGTTCATCACCGAGCACCTGCCACAGAACGAGTTCTTCGGCGAAGCGCTGCGTGAAAAACTGATCTACTACCCGACCGTGACCCGCGAGCCGTTCGAGAACGAAGGCCGCCTGACCGACCTGATGCGCAGCGGCAAGCTGTTCAGCGATATCGGCCTGCCGCCGATCAACCCGCAGGACGACCGCGCCATGCTGTGCGGTAGCCCGAGCATGCTCGACGAGACCAGCGAAGTGCTCAATAGCTTCGGCCTGACCGTTTCGCCACGCATGCGCGAGCCGGGTGACTACCTGATCGAGCGCGCCTTCGTCGAGAAGTAA
- a CDS encoding SDR family oxidoreductase has translation MHPYFSLQGRTALVTGGTRGIGKMIAKAFVEAGATVYVCARDAEACQQTATELGALGSCHALSANLANEEGIQQLVSRLEAQVDRLDILVNNAGTTWGAPLESYPVKGWEKVMQLNVTSVFSCIQQFLPLLRKAGSAANPARIINIGSVAGISSFGEQAYAYGPSKAALHQLSRILARELVSQHINVNVIAPGRFPSKMTQHIGNDEQALAEDTALIPMKRWGREEEMAALAISLASTAGAYMTGNIIPLDGGFSL, from the coding sequence ATGCATCCCTACTTTTCCCTGCAAGGCCGTACCGCCCTGGTGACCGGCGGCACCCGCGGCATCGGCAAGATGATCGCCAAGGCGTTTGTCGAGGCCGGTGCCACTGTCTATGTCTGCGCCCGCGATGCCGAGGCCTGCCAGCAGACCGCAACGGAGCTCGGGGCCCTGGGCAGTTGCCATGCCCTTTCCGCCAACCTGGCGAATGAAGAAGGCATACAGCAACTCGTCTCCCGCCTCGAAGCCCAGGTCGATCGACTGGATATTCTGGTGAACAACGCCGGCACCACCTGGGGCGCGCCGCTGGAAAGCTACCCGGTCAAGGGCTGGGAAAAGGTCATGCAATTGAACGTGACCTCGGTGTTCAGCTGCATCCAGCAATTCCTGCCGCTGCTGCGCAAGGCGGGCTCCGCGGCCAACCCGGCGCGCATCATCAATATCGGCTCGGTGGCCGGGATCTCCTCCTTTGGCGAGCAGGCTTATGCTTATGGCCCGAGCAAGGCCGCGCTGCATCAGCTGTCACGGATCCTCGCCCGCGAACTGGTCAGCCAGCACATCAACGTCAACGTGATCGCCCCCGGGCGCTTTCCGAGCAAGATGACCCAGCATATCGGCAACGACGAGCAGGCCCTGGCCGAGGATACGGCGCTGATCCCGATGAAACGCTGGGGTCGCGAGGAAGAAATGGCCGCCCTGGCCATCAGCCTGGCAAGCACCGCCGGGGCCTATATGACCGGGAACATCATTCCATTGGATGGTGGCTTCAGCCTCTGA